In one window of Acanthopagrus latus isolate v.2019 chromosome 15, fAcaLat1.1, whole genome shotgun sequence DNA:
- the sft2d1 gene encoding vesicle transport protein SFT2A isoform X2 yields the protein MDKLRRVLSGQEENEELGLTAQGSALLFLPNGIKLFAVFYTLGNIAALSSTCFLMGPLKQLKRMFEPTRLIATIVMLLCLVLTLCAVFWWHKKGLAIIFCIMQFLAMTWYSISYIPFARDAVMKCFTTCLS from the exons ATGGACAAGCTTCGTCGTGTGTTAAGCGGCCAAGAGGAAAATGAGGAGTTGGGTCTCACTGCACAG GGTTCAGCACTGCTGTTTCTTCCAAATGGAATCAAGCTTTTTGCCGTCTTCTACACACTAGGGAATATCGCAGCTCTTTCCAG caCCTGCTTCCTAATGGGACCACTAAAACAGCTGAAGCGCATGTTTGAACCAACACGACTGATAGCCACCATTGTCATGCTG CTCTGCCTTGTCTTAACgctctgtgcagtgttttgg tggcATAAAAAAGGCCTGGCTATCATCTTCTGTATTATGCAGTTTTTGGCAATGACATG GTATAGCATCTCTTACATTCCATTCGCCAG GGATGCTGTGATGAAATGCTTCACAACCTGTCTGAGTTAG
- the sft2d1 gene encoding vesicle transport protein SFT2A isoform X1, with amino-acid sequence MDKLRRVLSGQEENEELGLTAQVLDATSLSYSTRVKWFVICFAAGILCSILGSALLFLPNGIKLFAVFYTLGNIAALSSTCFLMGPLKQLKRMFEPTRLIATIVMLLCLVLTLCAVFWWHKKGLAIIFCIMQFLAMTWYSISYIPFARDAVMKCFTTCLS; translated from the exons ATGGACAAGCTTCGTCGTGTGTTAAGCGGCCAAGAGGAAAATGAGGAGTTGGGTCTCACTGCACAG GTCCTTGATGCCACCTCTCTCAGCTACAGCACCAGGGTGAAGTGGTTCGTCATATGCTTTGCTGCAGGCATCCTGTGCTCAATACTC GGTTCAGCACTGCTGTTTCTTCCAAATGGAATCAAGCTTTTTGCCGTCTTCTACACACTAGGGAATATCGCAGCTCTTTCCAG caCCTGCTTCCTAATGGGACCACTAAAACAGCTGAAGCGCATGTTTGAACCAACACGACTGATAGCCACCATTGTCATGCTG CTCTGCCTTGTCTTAACgctctgtgcagtgttttgg tggcATAAAAAAGGCCTGGCTATCATCTTCTGTATTATGCAGTTTTTGGCAATGACATG GTATAGCATCTCTTACATTCCATTCGCCAG GGATGCTGTGATGAAATGCTTCACAACCTGTCTGAGTTAG
- the prr18 gene encoding proline-rich protein 18 yields the protein MPFPPISLHQRISSPGRDLFGKKKANGVPPQTTELPSKSGRDKAGSEKEKQSISWASANLRNLGRKQEKSKSPTQKAGGDQETQGKCSWLSVPKPQDSSEGVRRSSSMDSARHLQGKEDAKKEIQFTLSLTPEAILVIQKRNLEKQMMAKQQKCCASADFRHRRVFPSKKAHGGSKGCAPVAKVENAEPDITAIVKISLLNDQYKYDDVEYEEEDGDVDETVVRKCKEWLKGVENAAALGKVDKLSALPHLKGC from the coding sequence atgCCTTTTCCGCCAATCAGCCTCCATCAGCGGATCTCCTCTCCTGGCAGGGATCTATTCGGGAAAAAGAAAGCCAACGGAGTGCCTCCTCAGACCACTGAGCTCCCCAGCAAATCCGGCAGAGATAAAGCCGGCTCCGAGAAGGAGAAGCAGTCCATTTCCTGGGCATCCGCGAATTTGCGGAATCTGGGACGAAAACAGGAGAAGAGCAAAAGCCCAACTCAGAAGGCGGGCGGCGACCAGGAGACCCAGGGAAAATGCTCCTGGCTGTCGGTGCCCAAACCTCAGGACTCATCGGAGGGAGTCAGGCGCTCCAGCTCCATGGACTCCGCCAGACACCTCCAAGGCAAAGAGGACGCGAAGAAGGAGATCCAGTTCACCCTCAGCCTCACCCCCGAAGCCATCCTTGTCATCCAAAAACGGAATCTAGAGAAACAGATGATGGCGAAGCAGCAGAAGTGCTGCGCCTCCGCGGACTTTCGGCACAGGCGAGTTTTCCCATCCAAGAAGGCGCACGGAGGCTCCAAGGGCTGCGCGCCCGTCGCCAAGGTGGAGAACGCCGAGCCGGACATCACCGCCATCGTTAAGATCTCGCTTTTGAACGATCAGTACAAGTACGACGACGTGGAgtacgaggaggaggacggggacgTGGACGAGACGGTCGTGAGGAAATGTAAAGAGTGGCTGAAAGGGGTCGAGAACGCGGCCGCTCTGGGGAAAGTCGACAAACTTTCTGCACTCCCGCACCTTAAAGGCTGCTGA